A window of Bdellovibrionales bacterium genomic DNA:
TACAACACCAAATAATGAATGAGGCTAAAGACGCATGCCTGCTCGACGGAGCTGCATTGCCAATATATGGGGCGAATGGCGAATTAGCCGGCATTGGCATGGCAAGCAGTTCAGGCGGCATCAAGCTGGATATTAATTTGCTGAGTAAAATACGTGCCTTAACTATGCATTTTCACATGGTGTATACGGAGCTTGAGAAAAAAGCGCGATGGGGCGGGGCGGCTAGAGGGGTCTATCGTGCCATCCTTGCGTGGCGGCGTGCAAAGGATGCGCCGCTTACATCCCGCCAAAGCGGCGGGAATGGCCAGCATCAGCACGGCGGAGAAGAGAGGCGCTGTGCCTGCCGGAACGTAAAGGCCGACCTTTTCGATAGGCCGCCAAACCATTTCACATTGCACGCCCGTCATGGTTTCGACTTTCAACGGCGCAGGCTTTTGCGCGGCGTGAAAGGCCGTGATGTTCGCGATGGCTTGCTCTAGCGCAGCGCGAAGGGCAGGGGGCAAATCGTCCGCTGCCTGTTTTAATGACGCGAGAGGAAGGGGCGCGAGGGGCCCTGTATAGTTGTCGAATTGGGTGGCGTATTTTGCGACGGCTTTGTCGCCTTCCTCGCGCACCTCTTTGACAATGGCTTTCACGTAGTCCGTAATGTCTTTCTTTTCGCCAGCGCTGCGTGATAGAGCCGCCATTTTTTCGGCTTCGTTTAATGTGTTCCAGTTCAGTTTCGTGGCCATGGTTTATCCCATCATTTTTTCGATTGGCAGAACAAGGATGGATGAAGCGCCAGCGGCTTTCAGGCTTTCCATCGTTTCCCAAAACACCGTCTCGCGGCACACGGCATGGACGGCCAGTTTGCCTTCACTCCCTTGCAAAGGCAGGATGGTCGGCGATTCCGATCCCGGAAGCAAGGCGATGATTTTGTCCAGATTCTCTTGGGGCGCGTGCAGCATGATGTACTTACTGTCGTCCGCGTCAATCACGCCGCGCATGCGTGCCAAAAGGCGTGTCACGATGGCCTCTTTTGCGGCAGAAAGCGTCCCTGCCGAGCGGATAAGCAGTGCCTCGCTGGAAAGGATAGTTTGCATTTCCGTCAGGTTGTTGGCGGCCAGCGTTGCGCCCGAGGCGACGATATCGCAAATCGCGTCTGCTATTTTTAGGCGGGGCGCGACTTCGACCGAACCCGTCATTTCAAGGATATTAACTTGGATGTTGTTCTCTTGGGCAAAGCGAGCGAACAGGGACGGGTAGGTTGTCGCAATTGTTTTTTTATCAAGGTCGGCGGCAGAGCGAAGGGCTCCCCCATCGGGCACGGCAATGGACAGGCGGCAGCGCGAAAAACCAAGGCGCTCAACGATGCTTGCGCTAAGAGGTTGGGCGGATAACTGTTCCTCCATAAACACATTCTCGCCGACGATGCCCAGATCGCAAATGCCGTTGCTGACAAAGCGGGGGATGTCGTCATCGCGCACCAGAAGAAGATCAATCGGCAGTTCTTTAACGCGGCAGAGAAGCTGCTCACGGCTCTTGGCGATGTGCA
This region includes:
- the hisG gene encoding ATP phosphoribosyltransferase produces the protein MPSERIRIALQKSGRMADDSLALLKACGLHIAKSREQLLCRVKELPIDLLLVRDDDIPRFVSNGICDLGIVGENVFMEEQLSAQPLSASIVERLGFSRCRLSIAVPDGGALRSAADLDKKTIATTYPSLFARFAQENNIQVNILEMTGSVEVAPRLKIADAICDIVASGATLAANNLTEMQTILSSEALLIRSAGTLSAAKEAIVTRLLARMRGVIDADDSKYIMLHAPQENLDKIIALLPGSESPTILPLQGSEGKLAVHAVCRETVFWETMESLKAAGASSILVLPIEKMMG
- a CDS encoding histidinol dehydrogenase; translated protein: MATKLNWNTLNEAEKMAALSRSAGEKKDITDYVKAIVKEVREEGDKAVAKYATQFDNYTGPLAPLPLASLKQAADDLPPALRAALEQAIANITAFHAAQKPAPLKVETMTGVQCEMVWRPIEKVGLYVPAGTAPLFSAVLMLAIPAALAGCKRRILCTPPRKDGTIDPSSRPAPSRFFLKLRIHHVKMHS